A portion of the Coraliomargarita parva genome contains these proteins:
- a CDS encoding FAD-dependent oxidoreductase codes for MTISEPTLERELKKIELEADLAIVGGGLAGTCAAITAARQGIRVVLVQDRPVLGGNASSEVRLWALGATSHQGNNNRWAREGGVIDEIAVENMWRNREGNPLYFDALLLEKVQAEPNITLLLNTAMVALDKDGEKRIKTLHAFCSQNSTLYDVTAPLFCDASGDGIVGYLAGAAYRVGAETAEEFDEPFAPEISYGELLGHTIYFYAKETGAPVKYTAPSFALKDITQIPRHEQIQVNQYGCNFWWLEYGGRMDTIHDTEAIKWELWKVAYGVWDYVKNSGKFPDAANQTLEWIGTIPGKRESRRFEGDYMMCQSDIIEQKRFEDAVSFGGWAIDLHPADGVYSSESGCTQFHSKGVYQIPYRTMYSRNVENLFVAGRLISASHIAFGSTRVMMTCAHNAQAVGMAAAMCREADLNPSDLTEALHMRELQRRLLRSGQFIPHLELPEDAANLAGSACIQASSESRLCGFPQSGAYATMDCARAILLPVGAGPMPKLSFTFTSEQAQNLVVQLRRASKEGNYTPDEVLETLSVPLRAGKDVLMPVGFKTQLDTSGYVFVCLLACPGVEIAVSDSYHTGVMPLVHTANKKVAKSAVQTPPEGSGFESFEFWLPERRPVGKLPALVIEPAIPAFGVGNLANDYVRPFIQSNAWVADPKDEAPVLTLKWPESKRIRKVILFFDVDYDHAMETVQWHHPEDAMPYCVKHFRLTDGSGAVLAEDSNNYQGRVEICLQGTVETSALKLELLETHGAPAAVCSIQVFSD; via the coding sequence CCTTGGGGGCGACCTCGCACCAGGGAAACAACAACCGCTGGGCACGCGAGGGCGGGGTGATCGACGAGATTGCGGTCGAAAACATGTGGCGCAACCGCGAAGGCAACCCCTTGTATTTCGATGCGCTGCTGCTGGAAAAGGTCCAGGCCGAGCCGAACATTACGCTCCTGTTGAACACGGCAATGGTCGCCCTGGACAAGGACGGGGAGAAACGGATCAAGACACTGCATGCCTTTTGCAGTCAGAACAGCACGCTCTATGATGTGACCGCCCCCTTGTTTTGTGATGCATCGGGTGATGGGATCGTCGGCTATCTGGCGGGGGCCGCCTATCGCGTCGGTGCCGAAACCGCGGAAGAATTTGACGAGCCCTTTGCGCCCGAAATCAGCTACGGTGAACTGCTCGGACACACCATTTACTTTTATGCCAAAGAGACGGGAGCGCCGGTTAAATACACTGCGCCGAGCTTTGCCCTGAAGGACATCACGCAGATTCCCCGTCATGAGCAGATTCAAGTCAATCAATACGGTTGTAACTTCTGGTGGCTGGAATACGGCGGTCGAATGGATACCATCCACGATACCGAAGCGATCAAATGGGAACTCTGGAAAGTCGCATATGGTGTTTGGGACTACGTGAAGAACTCGGGCAAGTTCCCGGATGCGGCGAACCAGACGCTTGAGTGGATCGGCACGATTCCCGGCAAGCGGGAGAGCCGTCGCTTCGAGGGTGACTACATGATGTGCCAGTCCGATATCATCGAGCAGAAGCGATTTGAAGATGCGGTTTCGTTCGGTGGATGGGCGATTGACCTTCATCCGGCCGACGGGGTCTATAGTTCCGAATCAGGCTGCACCCAGTTTCACAGCAAGGGGGTCTATCAAATTCCTTACCGGACGATGTATAGCCGGAATGTAGAGAACCTGTTTGTGGCAGGGCGTCTGATTTCAGCTTCACACATTGCCTTTGGTTCGACCCGTGTCATGATGACCTGCGCGCACAATGCGCAGGCGGTCGGCATGGCCGCGGCGATGTGCCGTGAAGCTGATTTAAATCCCAGCGATCTGACGGAGGCTTTACATATGCGGGAGCTGCAGCGTCGCTTATTGAGGAGTGGGCAATTCATTCCGCATCTCGAGCTGCCGGAGGATGCGGCAAACCTGGCTGGCTCGGCCTGTATTCAGGCCAGTAGCGAAAGCCGGCTCTGCGGCTTTCCGCAGTCGGGGGCTTATGCCACAATGGATTGCGCGCGTGCCATCTTGCTGCCGGTCGGGGCCGGGCCGATGCCGAAGTTGAGCTTCACGTTTACCAGCGAGCAAGCGCAGAACCTTGTTGTCCAACTGCGTCGCGCGAGCAAGGAGGGGAACTATACTCCGGATGAGGTTTTGGAAACACTGTCAGTCCCACTGCGTGCGGGGAAGGATGTGCTGATGCCGGTTGGCTTTAAGACCCAACTGGACACTTCCGGTTATGTCTTTGTCTGTCTGTTGGCTTGTCCGGGGGTGGAGATCGCGGTCTCTGACAGCTATCACACCGGAGTCATGCCTCTTGTACATACCGCCAATAAGAAGGTGGCCAAAAGTGCGGTGCAAACACCGCCGGAGGGCAGTGGATTTGAAAGCTTTGAATTCTGGCTACCGGAACGTCGCCCGGTGGGGAAGTTGCCGGCGCTGGTTATCGAGCCGGCCATCCCCGCTTTTGGCGTCGGCAACTTGGCAAACGACTACGTCCGGCCGTTTATTCAAAGTAATGCCTGGGTGGCGGATCCGAAAGATGAGGCTCCGGTTTTGACCTTGAAATGGCCGGAATCGAAACGCATCCGTAAAGTCATTCTCTTCTTCGATGTGGATTACGATCACGCCATGGAAACCGTGCAGTGGCACCACCCGGAAGACGCCATGCCGTATTGTGTGAAGCACTTCCGCTTGACTGACGGCAGTGGTGCGGTCCTAGCGGAAGATTCCAATAACTATCAGGGACGGGTCGAAATATGCCTGCAAGGGACGGTTGAAACATCAGCGCTGAAATTGGAACTGTTGGAGACACATGGTGCCCCGGCGGCGGTTTGTTCGATCCAAGTGTTTTCCGACTGA
- a CDS encoding GDSL-type esterase/lipase family protein, with protein sequence MKCLRYIALLMGLFITHSGMAEGNSTILPLGDSITEGGGHFVCYRQFLPSKLEAAGLHFSFVGPKQDAMSAHAGYSGKNTAYIASMIEEVYQQYPADVVLLHSGHNSFSKDKPVPGILKETDRIVRAILTRNPDAIILVAQVIVSGKLPKYAYIPELNEALAEYVRTSEYADNLVLVNQAEGFDWETDTVADKVHPNAQGAEKMADTWLRALKTLPRKEAGFFFAQ encoded by the coding sequence ATGAAATGCCTGCGTTACATTGCCCTACTGATGGGCTTGTTTATCACGCATTCCGGAATGGCGGAGGGAAATTCCACCATCTTACCGCTTGGGGATTCGATTACGGAAGGAGGCGGGCACTTTGTCTGTTACCGTCAGTTCCTGCCGTCGAAATTGGAAGCGGCCGGCTTGCATTTTAGCTTCGTGGGGCCGAAACAGGATGCCATGTCGGCCCACGCCGGCTACAGTGGCAAGAACACCGCTTACATCGCTTCCATGATCGAGGAGGTGTACCAACAATATCCGGCAGATGTGGTCTTGCTTCATTCGGGACACAATAGCTTCAGCAAGGACAAGCCGGTTCCGGGAATCCTGAAGGAGACGGACCGGATCGTCCGTGCGATCCTGACTCGCAATCCGGATGCGATCATCTTGGTCGCCCAAGTCATTGTTTCCGGGAAGTTGCCGAAGTACGCCTACATCCCGGAATTGAATGAAGCACTGGCAGAGTATGTTAGGACTTCGGAATACGCGGACAATCTTGTCTTGGTCAACCAGGCTGAAGGCTTCGATTGGGAGACGGATACCGTTGCGGATAAAGTCCATCCCAACGCGCAAGGTGCTGAGAAGATGGCCGACACCTGGCTGCGTGCCCTCAAGACGCTTCCGAGGAAGGAAGCGGGATTCTTCTTCGCGCAGTAG